In one window of Halomarina pelagica DNA:
- a CDS encoding VOC family protein, which produces MAIKRMDNVLIVVEDLETAKAFFSELGMQLEFETSVEGEWVDRVVGLENVQNDIAMMRTPDGHGRVELAKFITPEATRDGSEEPAVNTLGIRRIMFAVDDIDDVLDRLRSHGAELVDDVAQYEDEYRLCYVRGPEGIVVGLAEELDGA; this is translated from the coding sequence ATGGCGATCAAGCGAATGGACAACGTCCTCATCGTGGTCGAGGACCTCGAAACTGCGAAGGCGTTCTTCTCGGAACTCGGTATGCAACTGGAGTTCGAGACGTCCGTCGAGGGAGAGTGGGTAGATCGCGTCGTGGGGCTCGAGAACGTCCAGAACGACATCGCCATGATGCGGACCCCCGACGGCCACGGCCGCGTCGAACTCGCGAAATTCATCACGCCCGAGGCCACCCGCGACGGATCCGAGGAACCGGCGGTGAACACCCTGGGGATCCGCCGTATCATGTTCGCCGTCGACGACATCGACGACGTCCTCGACCGCCTCCGCTCCCACGGAGCCGAACTCGTGGACGACGTCGCCCAGTACGAAGACGAGTACCGCCTCTGCTATGTGCGCGGCCCGGAGGGCATCGTCGTCGGGTTGGCCGAGGAACTCGACGGAGCCTAG
- a CDS encoding helix-turn-helix domain-containing protein produces the protein MSLVAAYRTSSPELVLATAVTTVPEVELDVARAVPTDRGRPTWFLWADGTDLDAFESAMADDPTVTDVERMREVADARLYTLQVTRAASVYADSRWSDLDASNYASWFRDGWWYSVTRFPDRGTLDAYLAFLDQHDVTVELDDVFVTLASNGERPLTRCQRETIEFAYHCGFFEIPREATMSDLADEFDVSEQAISQRLRRAYARLVESEVVE, from the coding sequence ATGAGTCTCGTCGCCGCGTATCGTACGTCCTCTCCAGAACTGGTGTTGGCGACCGCGGTGACGACGGTTCCCGAGGTGGAACTCGACGTGGCGCGCGCCGTCCCGACGGATCGCGGCCGACCGACGTGGTTCCTCTGGGCCGACGGGACTGACCTCGACGCCTTCGAGAGCGCGATGGCCGACGATCCGACGGTGACCGACGTAGAGCGGATGCGCGAGGTGGCCGACGCGCGACTGTACACGCTGCAGGTGACGCGAGCGGCGAGCGTCTACGCCGACTCGCGGTGGTCGGACCTCGACGCCAGCAACTACGCCTCGTGGTTCCGCGACGGCTGGTGGTACTCGGTGACGCGCTTTCCCGACCGGGGGACGCTCGACGCCTACCTCGCGTTCCTCGACCAGCACGACGTCACCGTCGAACTCGACGACGTGTTCGTCACGCTCGCTTCGAACGGCGAGCGCCCGCTGACCCGCTGCCAGCGCGAGACGATCGAGTTCGCCTACCACTGCGGGTTCTTCGAGATCCCCCGCGAGGCGACGATGAGCGACCTCGCCGACGAGTTCGACGTCTCCGAACAGGCCATCAGCCAGCGGCTCCGACGCGCGTACGCCCGACTGGTCGAATCCGAAGTGGTCGAGTGA
- a CDS encoding MFS transporter, whose product MTTSASVVLRYYLYMTSSTLGFLSPVWVVLLEDRGLSLASIALLDGVFFGVIVLSELPTGYVGDRIGRRRALVVSSLAVGAAAAGFGVAEGVGEFLVVYVAWGVAQTFRSGNDSAWLYDTLAAGGEPEAFARVRGRGLALLLGATSVASIAGGYLYALDPRYPFFATGAINLLSAAVVATVPEPPSTDPSESFTLAGARRALSQLRSPSLRSFVGYTAFFFAVGWSVDLFVQPIGTRAGLSATDLGWLYAGLTGLSAVASNYADAVATRVGVRRLIHLAPVGLGGAVVVLGFLPALAVPTFFLLRATLNLVAPVSEQYLNDRTASLGRATVLSAWSMLVSLASVPLKLVSGALAESVGPFATVAALGGLLAAGSIAVLAVERPVPTTEAEATATPSD is encoded by the coding sequence GTGACAACGAGCGCGAGCGTCGTCCTCCGGTACTACCTCTACATGACGAGTTCGACGCTCGGCTTCCTCTCGCCGGTGTGGGTCGTCCTGCTGGAGGATCGGGGGCTCTCGCTCGCGTCGATCGCGCTGCTCGACGGCGTCTTCTTCGGCGTCATCGTCTTGAGCGAACTCCCGACCGGGTACGTCGGCGATCGGATCGGCCGGCGGCGGGCGCTCGTGGTGAGTTCGCTCGCCGTCGGCGCGGCGGCGGCGGGGTTCGGCGTCGCTGAGGGCGTCGGCGAGTTCCTCGTCGTCTACGTGGCGTGGGGCGTCGCCCAGACGTTCCGCTCGGGGAACGACAGCGCGTGGCTCTACGACACGCTCGCGGCGGGCGGCGAGCCGGAGGCGTTCGCCCGGGTCCGCGGGCGGGGGCTGGCGCTGCTGCTCGGGGCGACCTCGGTCGCCTCGATCGCGGGGGGCTACCTCTACGCGCTCGACCCGCGCTACCCGTTCTTCGCCACGGGAGCGATCAACCTCCTCAGCGCGGCGGTCGTCGCCACGGTGCCGGAGCCGCCGTCGACGGACCCGAGCGAGTCGTTCACCCTCGCCGGGGCGCGGCGCGCGCTCTCACAGCTCCGGTCGCCGTCGCTGCGGTCGTTCGTCGGCTACACGGCGTTCTTCTTCGCCGTCGGGTGGAGCGTCGACCTGTTCGTCCAGCCCATCGGGACGCGTGCCGGCCTCTCGGCGACCGACCTCGGGTGGCTCTACGCGGGGCTGACGGGCCTGTCCGCCGTCGCGAGCAACTACGCCGACGCCGTCGCGACGCGCGTCGGCGTCCGGCGGTTGATCCACCTCGCGCCGGTCGGCCTCGGAGGCGCGGTCGTCGTGCTGGGGTTCCTCCCGGCGCTCGCGGTGCCGACGTTCTTCCTGCTTCGCGCGACCCTGAACCTCGTCGCCCCGGTGAGCGAGCAGTACCTCAACGACCGCACCGCGTCGCTGGGTCGGGCGACGGTGCTCTCGGCGTGGTCGATGCTCGTCTCGCTCGCGAGCGTCCCCCTGAAGCTCGTGAGCGGCGCGCTGGCCGAGTCGGTGGGGCCGTTCGCGACCGTCGCCGCCCTCGGCGGCCTGCTCGCGGCGGGATCGATCGCGGTCCTCGCCGTCGAGCGCCCGGTCCCGACGACGGAGGCCGAGGCGACGGCGACCCCCTCGGACTGA
- a CDS encoding pantoate kinase gives MTACAFVPGHVTGFFSAHPHDDPARAGSRGAGLALSDGVRVTVVPAERTTVRVNGERGGMAAVTNVLARLGVDARVECETALPVSAGFGVSGACALGTALAADAHAPTHPDLRPRTENELVAIAHAAEVEAGTGLGDVVGQARGGVPLRLEPGAPPHGRLDGLPGRPEVEYVTFGGLDTAEIITGDTTRLTRAGEAALDRLLDDPTLDAFMAASRTFAREADLLTDRVEATVEDVRSAGGEAAMAMLGRTVFALGDGLSEAGYDEARSCRVTGGATRL, from the coding sequence ATGACAGCGTGCGCGTTCGTCCCCGGCCACGTCACCGGCTTCTTCAGCGCCCACCCGCACGACGACCCCGCACGCGCGGGGTCGCGGGGGGCCGGCCTCGCACTCTCCGACGGCGTTCGGGTGACGGTCGTCCCCGCCGAGCGGACGACGGTGCGGGTGAACGGCGAGCGCGGGGGGATGGCGGCCGTGACGAACGTGCTCGCGCGACTCGGCGTCGACGCGCGCGTGGAGTGCGAGACGGCGCTCCCGGTGAGCGCGGGCTTCGGCGTCTCCGGCGCGTGCGCGCTCGGGACGGCGCTCGCGGCGGACGCGCACGCCCCGACGCACCCCGACCTCCGCCCGCGGACGGAGAACGAACTCGTCGCGATCGCCCACGCCGCCGAGGTGGAGGCCGGGACCGGACTCGGCGACGTGGTCGGGCAGGCCCGCGGCGGCGTCCCTCTCCGCCTCGAACCCGGCGCGCCGCCGCACGGCCGCCTCGACGGCCTGCCCGGACGCCCCGAGGTGGAGTACGTCACCTTCGGCGGCCTCGACACCGCGGAGATCATCACGGGGGACACGACCCGCCTCACCCGCGCGGGGGAGGCCGCCCTCGACCGCCTCCTCGACGATCCCACGCTGGACGCCTTCATGGCCGCCTCGCGGACGTTCGCGCGGGAGGCAGACCTGCTGACCGACCGCGTGGAGGCGACCGTCGAGGACGTGCGGAGCGCGGGCGGCGAGGCGGCGATGGCGATGCTCGGCCGGACGGTGTTCGCCCTCGGCGACGGGCTGAGCGAGGCGGGCTACGACGAGGCGCGGTCCTGTCGCGTGACGGGCGGCGCGACCCGGCTGTGA
- a CDS encoding phosphoglycerol geranylgeranyltransferase: MNSWGDWDHIVKVDPDKALPEGVTYEDLRATGTDAIMVGGTTGMTEEKMTRVIEACGACDLPVYIEPSHAGAVVHSDHLDGYLVPVVFNAGDVAWITGAHKEWARIDPDIDWEHTTTEAYVVLNPEASVAEYTQADCDLEPDEVAAYATVAERMFGQEIVYVEYSGTLGDPEIVGAARDALDEATLFYGGGIRDYDSAYRMAEQADVVIVGDLLHDEGIEAVEATVRGAKEAARVRQ, encoded by the coding sequence ATGAACTCGTGGGGCGATTGGGACCACATCGTGAAGGTAGACCCGGACAAGGCCCTGCCGGAGGGCGTCACGTACGAGGACCTCCGCGCGACGGGCACCGACGCGATCATGGTCGGCGGGACGACGGGCATGACCGAGGAGAAGATGACCCGGGTCATCGAGGCCTGCGGAGCGTGCGACCTTCCGGTGTACATCGAACCGAGTCACGCCGGCGCGGTCGTCCACTCCGATCACCTCGACGGCTACCTCGTCCCCGTCGTCTTCAACGCCGGCGACGTGGCGTGGATCACCGGCGCGCACAAGGAGTGGGCGCGCATCGATCCCGACATCGACTGGGAGCACACGACCACCGAGGCGTACGTCGTGCTCAACCCGGAGGCGTCGGTGGCGGAGTACACCCAGGCCGACTGCGATCTCGAACCCGACGAGGTGGCGGCCTACGCCACCGTGGCCGAGCGGATGTTCGGCCAGGAGATCGTCTACGTCGAGTACTCGGGGACGCTCGGCGACCCGGAGATCGTCGGCGCGGCCCGCGACGCGCTGGACGAGGCGACGCTGTTCTACGGCGGCGGCATCCGCGACTACGACTCCGCCTACCGGATGGCCGAACAGGCGGACGTCGTGATCGTCGGCGACCTCCTCCACGACGAGGGCATCGAGGCGGTCGAGGCGACCGTCCGCGGCGCGAAGGAGGCCGCTCGCGTCCGCCAGTAG
- the aspS gene encoding aspartate--tRNA(Asn) ligase, translated as MENRTYTADAEPGERVTVAGWVHELRDLGGIAFLILRDKTGRIQVKFAKDEMDDDLVETGTSVSRESVVRVDGTVEEEPRAPTGVEIVPESVEVVAPADPELPLDPSGKVDAELPTRLDNRTLDLRRDEAKAIFEIRAEVLRAVREYFREVDATEINTPKIVATGTEGGTELFPITYFGEEAFMNQSPQLFKQLMVGSGLERVFEIGPIFRAEEHNTPRHLNEATSIDFESAFIDHRGAMDACEGAVRAAYEAVAENCREQLEVLGLADEFEVPEEAFPRLSYDEAIERVNATGELDEQLVWGDDLSTEAEKALGRDVGGHYFIVDWPSEIKPFYIKDHDEDESLSTGFDLMHPRMELVSGGQREHRYDELIAGFEQQGLDPDAFEYYTKMFRYGMPPHAGFGLGAERLLMTILGLENIREAVLFPRDRQRLSP; from the coding sequence ATGGAGAACCGCACGTACACCGCGGACGCCGAACCGGGCGAGCGGGTGACCGTCGCCGGTTGGGTGCACGAACTCCGCGACCTCGGTGGCATCGCCTTCCTCATCCTCCGGGACAAGACCGGGAGGATACAGGTCAAGTTCGCGAAGGACGAGATGGACGACGACCTCGTCGAGACCGGGACGAGCGTCTCCCGCGAGTCGGTCGTGCGGGTCGACGGAACCGTCGAGGAGGAGCCGCGCGCGCCGACGGGCGTCGAGATCGTCCCCGAGTCCGTCGAGGTCGTCGCGCCCGCCGACCCCGAACTCCCGCTCGACCCCTCGGGGAAGGTCGACGCCGAACTCCCGACGCGGCTCGACAACCGCACGCTCGACCTCCGGCGCGACGAGGCGAAGGCGATCTTCGAGATCCGCGCCGAGGTCCTCCGCGCCGTCCGCGAGTACTTCCGCGAGGTCGACGCGACCGAGATCAACACGCCGAAGATCGTCGCCACCGGCACCGAGGGCGGCACCGAACTCTTCCCCATCACCTACTTCGGCGAGGAGGCGTTCATGAACCAGAGCCCCCAGCTGTTCAAGCAGCTGATGGTCGGCTCCGGGCTGGAGCGCGTCTTCGAGATCGGCCCCATCTTCCGCGCCGAGGAGCACAACACGCCCCGACACCTCAACGAGGCCACCTCGATCGACTTCGAGAGCGCCTTCATCGACCACCGGGGGGCGATGGACGCCTGCGAGGGGGCGGTGCGCGCCGCCTACGAGGCGGTCGCCGAGAACTGCCGGGAGCAGCTCGAGGTGCTCGGGCTCGCCGACGAGTTCGAGGTCCCCGAGGAGGCGTTCCCGCGGCTCTCCTACGACGAGGCCATCGAGCGCGTCAACGCGACGGGCGAACTCGACGAGCAGCTCGTCTGGGGCGACGACCTCTCGACGGAGGCCGAGAAGGCCCTCGGGCGTGACGTCGGCGGTCACTACTTCATCGTCGACTGGCCGAGCGAGATCAAGCCGTTCTACATCAAGGATCACGACGAGGACGAGTCGCTCTCGACCGGCTTCGACCTGATGCACCCGCGCATGGAACTCGTCTCCGGCGGACAGCGCGAACACCGCTACGACGAACTCATCGCCGGCTTCGAACAGCAGGGCCTCGACCCGGACGCCTTCGAGTACTACACGAAGATGTTCCGCTACGGCATGCCGCCCCACGCCGGCTTCGGGCTGGGCGCGGAGCGCCTGCTCATGACGATCCTCGGTCTCGAGAACATCCGCGAGGCCGTCCTCTTCCCGCGGGATCGCCAACGGCTGAGCCCGTAG
- a CDS encoding DNA topoisomerase I, producing the protein MELIITEKDNAARRIAEILSEGGASVERRNGVPVYRWGGRRCIGLSGHVVGVDFPPEYADWRDVQPVELVDAEVVKTETQENIVAALRSLAREADRAIVATDYDREGELIGKEAYELVREETDIPIRRVRFSSITDREVREAFADPEELDFDLAAAGEARQIIDLMWGAALTRFLSLSAKQLGDDFISVGRVQSPTLKLIVDREREIEAFDPEDYWELYADLAKAADAADEEFEAQYFFEGDDGTEQERLWDEAEAESVHERLREATAAVVESVRRRTRTDDPPAPFNTTQYIRAAGSIGYSAQRAMSIAEDLYTAGYVTYPRTDNTVYPDDLDERELLETFAEHPNFGDDARHLLERDEIEPTSGDEQTTDHPPIHPTGEFPTELSDDEWEVYELVVRRFFATVAEPATWAHLRVVAEANGCRLKANGKRLVDPGYHAVYPYFSTSENYVPEVEEGESLDVTEVRLDAKQTQPPRRRGQSRLIEAMESRGVGTKSTRHGTLQKLYDRGYIEGDPPRPTKLAMGVVEAAERFADLVVSEEMTAQLERDMTAIADGEATLDDVTDESRDILKRVFADLHDSREEIGEHLRASLKADKVLGPCPECGSDLLVRRSRWGSYFVGCDGYPDCEYTLPLPNRGEPTVLDEACEEHDLRHVKMVAGRNTFTHGCPRCRADEADETEDRVIGTCPDCGSEEGGELAIKTLRSGSRLVGCTRYPDCEYSLPLPRRGEIEVTDERCEEHDLPELVVHNGDPWELGCPICNFSEYRARRAARAIEDLDGVGKKTAEKLAAAGIEDLDDLRSAEADEVAAEVQGVSADRIREWQTQASAS; encoded by the coding sequence GTGGAGCTGATCATCACCGAGAAGGACAACGCCGCCCGGCGCATCGCCGAGATCCTGAGCGAGGGCGGTGCGTCCGTCGAGCGGCGCAACGGCGTCCCCGTCTATCGGTGGGGCGGGCGGCGCTGCATCGGGCTGTCCGGACACGTCGTCGGGGTGGACTTCCCCCCCGAGTACGCCGATTGGCGAGACGTCCAGCCCGTCGAACTCGTCGACGCGGAGGTGGTGAAGACGGAGACGCAGGAGAACATCGTCGCCGCCCTGCGCTCGCTGGCGCGGGAGGCCGACCGCGCCATCGTCGCCACCGACTACGACCGCGAGGGCGAACTGATCGGCAAGGAGGCGTACGAACTCGTCCGCGAGGAGACGGACATTCCCATCCGCCGGGTGCGCTTCTCCTCGATCACCGACCGCGAGGTGCGCGAGGCGTTCGCCGACCCCGAGGAACTCGACTTCGACCTCGCGGCGGCCGGCGAGGCCCGACAGATCATCGACCTGATGTGGGGGGCGGCGCTCACGCGCTTCCTCTCGCTCTCCGCGAAGCAACTCGGCGACGACTTCATCAGCGTCGGGCGGGTGCAGTCGCCGACGCTGAAGCTCATCGTCGACCGCGAGCGCGAGATCGAGGCGTTCGACCCCGAGGACTACTGGGAGCTGTACGCCGACCTGGCGAAGGCGGCGGACGCGGCGGACGAGGAGTTCGAGGCGCAGTACTTCTTCGAGGGCGACGACGGCACCGAACAGGAGCGCCTCTGGGACGAGGCGGAGGCGGAGTCCGTCCACGAGCGCCTCCGCGAGGCGACGGCGGCGGTCGTCGAGTCAGTCCGCCGCCGCACCCGGACTGACGACCCGCCCGCGCCGTTCAACACGACCCAGTACATCCGCGCGGCCGGGAGCATCGGCTACTCCGCCCAGCGCGCCATGAGCATCGCCGAGGACCTCTACACGGCGGGGTACGTCACCTACCCGCGGACGGACAACACCGTCTACCCCGACGACCTCGACGAGCGCGAACTGCTGGAGACGTTCGCCGAGCACCCCAACTTCGGCGACGACGCGCGCCACCTCCTCGAACGCGACGAGATCGAACCGACCAGCGGCGACGAGCAGACGACCGACCACCCGCCGATCCACCCGACGGGCGAGTTCCCGACGGAACTCTCGGACGACGAGTGGGAGGTGTACGAACTCGTCGTGCGGCGCTTCTTCGCGACCGTGGCCGAGCCGGCGACGTGGGCGCACCTGCGCGTCGTCGCGGAGGCGAACGGCTGCCGGCTGAAGGCGAACGGCAAGCGCCTCGTCGACCCCGGCTACCACGCCGTCTACCCGTACTTCTCGACCAGCGAGAACTACGTCCCCGAGGTCGAGGAGGGCGAGTCGCTCGACGTGACCGAGGTGCGACTGGACGCGAAGCAGACCCAGCCGCCGCGCCGCCGCGGCCAGTCGCGGCTCATCGAGGCCATGGAGAGCAGGGGAGTGGGGACGAAATCCACCCGCCACGGAACCCTCCAGAAGCTCTACGACCGGGGCTACATCGAGGGCGACCCGCCCCGCCCGACGAAGCTGGCGATGGGCGTCGTCGAGGCCGCAGAGCGGTTCGCCGACCTCGTCGTGAGCGAGGAGATGACCGCCCAGCTGGAGCGGGACATGACCGCCATCGCGGACGGCGAGGCGACCCTCGACGACGTGACCGACGAGTCCAGGGACATCCTGAAGCGCGTGTTCGCGGACCTCCACGACTCGCGCGAGGAGATCGGCGAGCACCTCCGCGCGTCGCTCAAGGCCGACAAGGTGCTCGGGCCGTGTCCCGAGTGCGGGAGCGACCTGCTCGTCCGCCGCTCGCGCTGGGGGTCGTACTTCGTCGGCTGCGACGGCTACCCCGACTGCGAGTACACCCTGCCGCTGCCCAACCGCGGCGAGCCGACGGTGCTCGACGAGGCGTGCGAGGAGCACGACCTCAGGCACGTGAAGATGGTCGCGGGGCGCAACACGTTCACCCACGGCTGTCCGCGCTGTCGCGCCGACGAGGCCGACGAGACGGAGGATCGGGTGATCGGGACGTGTCCCGACTGCGGGTCGGAGGAGGGCGGCGAACTCGCGATCAAGACGCTCCGCTCCGGGTCGCGGCTCGTGGGCTGCACGCGCTACCCGGACTGCGAGTACTCGCTTCCCCTGCCGCGTCGCGGCGAGATCGAGGTGACCGACGAGCGCTGCGAGGAGCACGACCTGCCCGAACTCGTCGTCCACAACGGCGACCCCTGGGAACTCGGCTGTCCCATCTGCAACTTCTCCGAGTACCGGGCGCGGCGGGCGGCCCGCGCGATCGAGGACCTCGATGGAGTCGGGAAGAAGACCGCTGAGAAGCTCGCGGCGGCGGGCATCGAGGACCTCGACGACCTCCGCTCGGCGGAGGCGGACGAGGTGGCCGCGGAGGTGCAGGGCGTGAGCGCGGACCGCATCCGCGAGTGGCAGACGCAGGCGAGCGCGAGTTAG